Proteins co-encoded in one Vibrio aquimaris genomic window:
- a CDS encoding TnsA endonuclease N-terminal domain-containing protein: MAKNKYSPSETKYKRWIKEGRGNGHGIDYLPWITVRDIPSDGRSHRVFGHKSQRTHHLLSDLELAVFLTLEWRSDTKDIREQFPLERQDTLNIALDNGIKHPTQAGVNLYMSSDFVIDSSDPSRQQYVIQAKYSQFLADPRVIEKLEIERRYWRLKKIPWFLVTELNVSPILTQNISWLYPAERDEIDDDVLLERTAFYGELFLQNPTRAVTDICKQLDSSYNQPVGSSIYEIRQLLANRCFYFDMSQPFHLLKGQDFMVENMGNLIGSRDVSNQ, from the coding sequence ATGGCAAAGAACAAGTATTCTCCCTCTGAAACCAAATATAAACGCTGGATAAAAGAGGGCAGAGGAAACGGTCATGGTATCGACTATCTTCCTTGGATAACAGTAAGAGATATTCCATCAGATGGCCGCTCTCACCGTGTTTTTGGTCATAAGAGCCAACGTACCCACCATTTGCTTTCAGACTTGGAACTTGCTGTCTTTCTCACTCTTGAATGGCGTTCTGATACCAAAGATATTCGAGAGCAGTTTCCTTTAGAACGCCAAGATACGCTTAACATTGCTTTGGACAATGGTATAAAACATCCCACTCAAGCAGGTGTAAACTTGTATATGTCATCAGACTTTGTGATAGACAGCTCCGATCCCAGCCGCCAACAGTATGTTATCCAAGCTAAATATAGTCAGTTTTTAGCTGATCCACGTGTTATTGAAAAGTTGGAGATTGAGCGCAGATATTGGCGACTGAAAAAAATCCCTTGGTTTCTGGTGACAGAGCTTAATGTTTCTCCAATTCTTACGCAGAACATCAGTTGGTTATATCCTGCTGAGCGAGATGAGATAGATGATGACGTTTTGTTAGAAAGAACGGCATTCTACGGAGAATTGTTTCTGCAAAACCCGACTAGAGCTGTTACTGATATTTGTAAACAGCTTGATAGCTCATATAACCAACCTGTAGGCTCTTCTATCTATGAAATCAGACAGTTATTAGCTAACCGTTGTTTCTATTTTGATATGTCCCAGCCGTTTCACTTGTTAAAAG